ACGTCACCGTCCAGCCTCCTGGCGCCACAGCTGGAGCGCGGAACATTTGCTCCGCCAGCGACCGTTGCCTTCCCTCTCCCTCGAAGGAGGAGACCAAGGTGAGGCTGGCGCAGGCTGGCAGCCCGCCATATCACGCATTGGCAAGCCGCCTGCCACCGGCAGTGCGCCGAAGTTTGCAAAGATTCAGGTCGCCTCCTGTCCATGCGGCACTCCCTCAAAACGGCAGGGGTTGAACTTCGTGATACTCCGACGGCGGCGAAAAGAGCGTCCCGTCCTTGTCTTCGATCTTCTCCGGTCGAATGCTCCGCACCTCGAACCGCAGCCGCTCCGGGCCGGCCACAGGCGCGTTGGTCTCACCGGACAACGCCGGCATCTCAAACCGCAGGACGGCCAGCAACGGGAACAACTTCCGCGCCCGCAACAACTCCCCCCATTGCTCCTCGAGCATCCGCGGACCAAAACGCGGCGGCTGGTTCGGCTGCCACGGCTCGAATGGCAACAACTTGTCGGTTGCCCAAATCTCCATCACCTCGCCGCGTTGACGCAGTTCATAGCGGGCGCAGGCGTAACCGAGCAGGTTGGTCGTCTGGCCGGTGGCCTTCAGCTCCAGCGGCTCTACACCCATCGGCATCATCGGCAACGCCGGCATCGCGGGCATGCCGGGTCCCGCGCCGGGCAAACCGCCCGCTTGCGGGCCAACACCTGGCGGCAAACCCGCCGGCGGCTGCGGCATCGCCGGCAGGGCGGGCATCGTCGGCGGCGCAGGCGCACCGGGCAGATTCGTCGGGCCAATGACGACCGGCCCGGGCGTTTGCAGCCCGATGCCCGGCGGAAGCGCGTGGGGCAGGCTTCCAGCCTGTGCTTCTGGGCCGAGACCCGGTGGAAGCGACGGCGACGTCGGGAAACCTGTTGGCGGCGCGGACGCCTTGGCTGCCGCCGGTTTCAGGCGCACAAAGCTGCGGTTGTGGGGAAAGACCAGCGTGCGTTCGCCGGTTTGCAGGTTCACGAGGTTTCGGGCGTGCGGCCGGTCGGTTTCCCCGCGCTCGATTCGCAGCATGTTCGTGCTGACGGTGTAGAGCCAGGTCTGCGTCTCGCCGCCGCGCACCAGCGCCGCCTGGATGCGCCCCTCGAAGCCGGAGGCCGACGCCAAACTGGCCGTCAGGCTCAGCGCCAGCGTTCCTACGTGCACCGGCAGCCGGAAGCCGAGCATTTCGAAGCGCCTCATGGCATGTTGTATTTGTGGTCGGCGGTGATGGTGCCGTAGGCAGGGAGAATAACGTAACAGCTGTTGGCCACAGCAGCATTGATCGCAGTACCCCCGGAGGTGTTCCAGCCGCTACAAAAAGCGGCGATTACCGTAGACACTCCCGTCCCAAACTGGCCGCACTTGCCGAAGCAGCCAATCGCTATGTCGCCAGCAGTAACGCCGCGGCTGGTGTTGCTGTAGCCGTAACAGTTCTGGGCGGTGTGGTAGGCATAAACGCCATCGCCGGTGCTGCTGATGCCGTAACAGTTCTGGGCAATCATGGCATCAACGCCATTGTTTCCGGTGCTGTTGCCGTAACAGTTCAGTGCCGTGTAGGCATAAACGCCGCGGCCACTGTTGCTGAAGCCGTAACAGTTCTGGGCGGTGCTCCCGGAATAAACGCCGTGGCCGCTGGCGCTGTTGCCGGAACAGTTCTGGGCGGTGGTGGCGGCAAAAACGCCGTGGCCGCTGCCGGTGGATTCACCCCGGCAATCGGATACGGTCGTCCCCGCAATCGCTGTGTCGGCGCATTCCAGAGCCGTGCAGTTTTTCACGACCGTGGCGACAATCCCATAGCGTCCAACCGTCCGCACGCTGGAGCTCTCCACCACCGTCGAGTCGCCATTGCCGACGTTGATACCGTCTTGAGAGCAGCCGGAGACGTTGAGCCCGCTGACGCGGACGTTTCGGGGTGCGACTTGGGGATAAATTACGCCGTAACCAAAGCCCGGCCCGCTATACGTGCCGGCATTGTTCGTCACCCCGCCCTCGATGTTGCCGTTCAGAATCGCCAGATTCCGCAAGCCGTTCTCAATCCAAATTGCCGCCGCGTTGGCGGGATTGGCCGTGGAGCGAATGGTATAGCCGTTCAAATCCAGAGTCACGCCGTTGGTCGCAATGATGATCGCGCTCCCGCTACTGACGGTCAGGTTGGTCGTCAGGTAATACGACCCGGGCTGGCTGATGGTGAACGGGGCCGAACTGATGGGCGCGCGTGGCTCAACCTGCTGCAAGGTCTTCATGGTTGGGGCGGGCGCGCCCGGCGGCGTCAAACTCCCCTGGCCCGGGGCCAAGAAGGGAGAAGTACTGTGGAAAGCAGCCCAAGGGCTGCAAGGTGGATTGGGGGTTTCATGCTGTGTTCAGGTTTGCGGTTGTTGGTCTTGGTTTCAGCAATTTCGGTTTCAAACGAATCCTGCCCCGCCCGTGTCGTGCAGCTCAGGGCCGCTAACGGCGAGAATAAGTTCCTCCTAGCCCGGGACGGCCCCGGCTTCAAGAATTTTTTTTGCGGGGTCACTTTTCTGAATCCCCGGTAAGTGGCGTCGGGATGCTATGTCACCGTCCAGCCTCGTGGCGCTGTGGCCGGAGCGCGGAACATTGATCCTGAAGGTGAGGGTGGCGTGGGCTGGCAACATACTTTATCCCGCATTGCCAATGCTCCGGCCCCGCTCCCAGGAACACGGTCGCCCTGGCGCGAGCCCTTGCAGTCAGTGAAGTCGGGTGGCAGCCTCACCCGACTGGTCTGTCCGGTCCCCCGGACATCCGGGTGGGAACCGGGAGCAGGTAGCCGGTGTTGCCCCGAAATGCATTTGGCTGGCCAAAAAGCGTTGTTCCGCCCACCCTTGGGGGTTGAGACCGAATCGCTTCGGAGACGCTGCGATGATCCATGTCCTTGAGACCCGGCAGAGGATTCCGGCGGACCTGGACACGGTGTGGGCGTTTTTTGCCACGCCCCGTAACCTGAACGAAATCACGCCACCGGACCTGCATTTCAGCTTTGTCCGGGGCGGCGAGGAACCGATGTACGCCGGGCAGGTGATCGAGTATCGGGTCACCATATTCCCCTGCGTTGCCGTCCGTTGGCTGACCCAGATCACCCATGTGGAGCCCGGGCGCCGGTTTATTGATGAGCAGCGTGTCGGCCCCTATCGGCTGTGGATTCACGAGCACCGCTTCGAGCCCGTGGAAGGTGGGGTGTTGATGACGGACCGGGTGACCTATGCGCTGCCGTTTGGGGTTGTGGGGCGCCTGGTTCATCGTCTGGTGGTGCGCCGTCGGCTCGAGTACATCTTTGCGTATCGGCGGCGGGTCATTGCCAAAATCTTCGGTGGAGGAGAGGGCCAGGGTTGAATGTGAAGGTTGGAGGATGGTGCCGGCGGTGTGCGGGCGGTCGGTTTTGGGGTGAGGGCCGGTCCGGGGACAGGGCGCGGCTCGGCCCTGCAGCGTTTGAGCGACCGCCCTTCCGGTCGGAAACGGACCGTGGGCGGCCGGGCAGCTCTTCGGCGCAGGGGCTGATTCTGGGGGGTTCACCGCCGGGGTTGGGAAAGCTTCCGGGGTGGCGGCTGGTGGCCTGATCCGGTGTCAACCCTGGTGGGGGCGACAGGGTGGTTTTTTGGCGCTCGCGGCTGTGCGGGGTGCAAATTGGCGCTTGCGGCGGTGGGGATCGGGCGTAGAATGTGCGGCTCCGGGGTCGTGGAAAGCGGCTCCCGGGAGGGCTTGGAGGATTTGAGTATGGCAAGGATTTGTCCATTGACAGGCAAGCGGCCCCGCAAGGGCAGCATCATCTGGCGTCGTGGCAAGCCAAAGAAGGCCGGTGGTATCGGTACGCACGTCACGGCGGTGACGAAGCGGCGGTTTTTCCCGAACCTGCAGCGGGTGAAGGCCGTGGTGAACGGGCGTGTCCGGTACATCCGGGTGGCGGCCAGTGCGATCAAGAAGGGATTGGTGGTCAAACCGCCGAAGCGGAACTGGAAGAAGCCGGAGGCTGCGACGGCCTGAGGGGGTGGGTCTTGTCCGCCGGGCGGACTGCGCCCGGTGGGTGTTGTGTGAGCTGGTTTGCAACGACGGAGGATCGGGAGGCGAAGCCCGGGCGGCTTCGCCTTTTGGTTTGTGCCGCTCGGATGGGGGTTTGAAGGTTGCAAGGGGCCGGCGGGGCGTGAGGGGTGAGCGTTGGTTGACAAGGTCGGCTGGGGCGTTTCATGTTGCGCGGGTTGATGGTGGACGAATTGGTGGAAGTGACGGAGAACCGGCTGTGGGCCGGTTTGTATTATTTGCTGGAGCTGCGGGCGCCGGCGATCGCGGCGGAGGCGCAGCCCGGGCAGTTTGTGCACATCCGGGTTCCGGGTTGTGCGGATGCATTGTTGCGGAGGCCATTCAGCATTTATCGGGTTCAGGGGGAGACGGTTTCGGTCCTGTACAAGGTGGTGGGGAAGGGTACGGCGGCGCTGGCGCGGGTGCGGGCCGGGGAACGGTTGGAAGTGCTGGGTCCGTTGGGGCATGGGTTTAGTTTGCCGCGGGCGGGTGAGGAGGAGCCGTTGTTGGTGGCGGGGGGGTACGGAGTGGCGGCGCTGTATTTGTTGGCGGAGCGGTCGCCGTGTCGGGGGATTTTGTTTGAGGGGGGTCGGACCCGTGGGGACGTTTTGTGTGAGGAGGAGTTTCGGGCGCTGGGCTGGGAGGTGCGGGTGACGACGGAGGATGGGAGCCACGGGTGGCGCGGGCTGGTGACGGAGCCGTTGCGGGAGGAGCTGGCCCGGCGTGCGCGGGGTCGGAAGTTGTATGCGTGCGGGCCTACGGGGATGCTGCGTGCGGTGGCGCGTTTGGCGGAGGAGTTTGGGGTGGCGGCGGAGGTGTCGTTGGACGAGCCCATGTGTTGCGGGGTTGGCGTATGTTTGACGTGTGTGGTGCCGGTGCGGACGGCGGAGGGCTGGGAATATCAGCGGGCGTGTACGGAGGGGCCGGTGTTTGATGCGCGTCGGGTGTTGTGGGAGGTACCGGCATGAATCTGGCGGTGCAAATTGGCGGGTTGCGGTTGCAGAACCCGGTGACGGTGGCGTCGGGGACGTTTGGTTACGGGGTGGAGTATGCGCGGTTGCTGGATTTGAACCGTTTGGGTGCGGTGACGGTGAAGGGGATTTGTTTGCGGCCGGTGCGGGGGAATCCGAAGCCGCGGACGGCGGAGGTGACGAGCGGTTTGTTGAACGCGATCGGGTTGCAGGGGCCCGGCGTGGACGGGTTCATCCGGCACTACTGGCCGTTTTTGCGGCAGTTGCGGGTGCCGACGATCATCAACATCTGGGGTACGACGATCGAGGAGTATGCGGAGGTGGCGCGGCGGTTTGATGAGTTGGAGGGTGTGGGTGCGCTGGAGCTGAACGTGTCGTGTCCGAACATCAAGGAGGGGGGCGCGCAGTTTGGGACGGACTGTCGGTTGTTGGGCCGTGTGGTGGCGGCGTGTCGGAGGGCGACGCGGCTGCCGTTGATCACGAAGTTGAGTCCGAATGTGACGAGCATTGTGCCGTATGCGCGGGTGGCGGAGCAGGAGGGGAGCGACGCGTTGTCGATCATGAACAGCTATCCGGCGCTGGCGATTGACATTGAGACGCGGCGGCCGCGGCTGGGCAACGGGATCGGGGGGTTGACCGGTCCGTGCATCAAACCGATTGCGGTGAAGCTGGTGTATGATGCGGCGTGTGCGGTGCGGATCCCGATCATCGGGATGGGCGGGATTCAGAGCGCCGCGGATGCGGTGGAGTTTTTGCTGGCGGGGGCGACGGCGGTGGCGGTGGGAACGGCGAATTTTTACGCGCCGCGGACGGCGCTGGAGGTGATTGAGGGTTTACAGGCCTACATGAAGCGGCATGGGATCGGGGATGTGCGGGAGTTGATCGGGCGGGTGGAGATGCCCGGTACGGGCCGGCCGGCGGAGGCGGGGGCCCCGGAGGGGGCTGGAGGTTCTGATTGACAGAATCGGGCGCGGTTCATTAGAAAGGTCGCACCGGGCGCGGGGGGTCGTTGAGACGGGACCGCGCGCGGTCGGAAGCGCAATCATGGAAACGACCGTCGGCATTCGTCGCACCGGGTGCCCTGTGGCGGGGCCGGAGTCGGGTGCTGGCGGCGGTTTTTCAACCCAACAACCGGTGTCATGAACGAAACCACTCCTCAACCTGCGACCTCTCTTCCGGGTTACATCACCAGCGCGACGCCCAATCCGATGGACAAACGGGCGCCATGGTACAAGAACACCGCGCCGACGTATGCGGGGATTTTTCTGTGGTTTGTGTTTTGGGACCCCGTGACGAACGGGGGACAGTCCCTGTCGGCGGGTCTGGGTGTGGCGCTGCTGGGGCTGTTGTTGTCGGCGCTGGCGTGTCATTACCTGTTTTACCTGGTGCCGGGTTTGTTTGGGATGCGGACCGGCCTGCCGTTGTACATTGTGGGGACGTCAACCTTTGGGGCGCAGGGCGGGTTCATCATGCCCGGCTTTTTGATGGGGGTGTTGCAGTTCGGTTGGTTGGGCGTAAACGCCTTTTTCTCGTCCATGCTGTTGTACAACACGTTTTCGGGCGGCTCGTTGACGGCGGATTCCACTTATCCGGTGCCGGGCCATGCGATTCTGGTGGTGATCTGGGCGGCGTTGGCGGCGTTCATGGGGTTGAAGGGGATCCAGTATGTGGCGAAGGTGGCGACGTACCTGCCGCTGTTGCCGTTGATCATTTTGTTGATCCTGTTTGTAAAGACGGTGGGGGGTGTGGGGAGCTTTGATCCCCAGGTCCTGGTGAAGGCGGGGAAGGTGGCGCAACCACTGAGCGCCGGTGCGGTGATTGCGCTGATGTTGACCTACGTGGTGGGCTTTTTCGCCACGGCGGGTGCGGCCGGTGTGGATTTTGGTCTGAACAACCGTGACAAGAAGGACGTGCAGATGGGCGGTTTGGTGGGGATTGGGCTGGCGATCCTGGTGACGGCGGGGTTGAGCCTGTTGATTGTGGCGGGTGCTTATGGTCAGGCCGGGGCGAATTCGCCGGAGGGGGTGACGGCCACGAGTCTGATGGTGAGCGTGGTGGGTGAGAAGGCGGCGAAGGTGTTCTGGCTGTTGCTGGCGCTGGCGGCGTTTCCGCCGGCGTGTTTCTCCTCGTTTATTGCGGCCAACAGCTTCAAGACCACGCTGCCGAAGGTGAATCCGTTCGTGTCGGTGGGGATCGGCACGGTGGTGAGCATTGTGCTGGCGATGTTTGGCTGGGCGGGCAAGCTGGTGGCGGTCTTTACGATCATTGGGGCTTCGTTCGGCCCGATTTGCGGTGCGATGGTGGCGGATTACCTGTTGAGCGGCGGGCGTTGGACCGGGCCGCGGGCAGGGTTTAATCCGGCTGGGTGGCTGGCGTGGGCGCTGGGTTTTGTGGTGGGCATTCTGCCGAATTTGAACGTGGCGGTGCCGGCGGCGCCCGTGCTGGCGTTTGTGGTGGGTTTCGTGGTGTATTTTGTGGCTTCGAAGATCGGGTTGCAATCGCCGGTGGTGCCGTTGAGCGGGCCGCTGGCGGAGGCCACGAAATGAGGCGGTTGGTTTGAAAGGCCGCCGTCGGGCCGGTGGGGTCCGACGGCGGCTTTGTTTTCCGGGGTGGTATGCGGTTGTGCGCGGCGGTGGGGGTCGAGCCGGGGCGGAAGGGGTGGGGCGTTCACGGACGATCCGGGCCGGGTGCCGCGGTTTTTTGGCGGTAATGCAGGATGCGGAATTCCGGGTGGGTCAGGATTTCCCGGACCAGTTCGAACCGGTGTTCGAAGGGCGGGAAGAAGGCGTCGCCGTGGACTTCGCGTTGGACGAGGGTGAGGTAGAGGTCGGAGCACCAGGGAAGTGCCTGGGCGTAGATGTCGGCGCCGCCGCAGATGAAGGCCTTGCGACCGCGGGTGAGGGCGCGCACCTCGTTCCAGTCCCGGGCGATGCGGACTCCGGGCCAGCCGGGGTGGTGGCGGGTGAGGACGATGGTTTCGCGGCCCGGCAGAGGTCGGCCGATGGCTTCGAAGGTGCGCCGGCCCATGACGAGGACGTGGCCGAGGGTGGTTTGGCGGAACCAGCGGAAGTCTTCCGGCAGATGCCAGGGCAGCCGGCCGTGGGAACCGATGACGCGGTTCAGGGCCATGGCGGCGATGGCGATGAAGGGCTGTGCGGGGGTGGATGGATCAGGCTGTGCCGGCATGGGGCGTTGTGGAACGGGCTGGTTTCAACGGGCTTGGAGGCTGTGTTTCCATCTTCCCAGGGCGTCGAGGAGTCGCTCGCAATCGTCCCAGCAGTTGTACAGGTGTGTGGAGACGCGGAGGACGCGTGCGGGCGGTTGCGGCCATGGGAAGACGGGCACTTCGATGCGGTGTTGCTGCCAGAGGAGGTCGCAGAGCGGGTCCAGGCCGTTTCGGATGCGCGGGATGTCGTCGGGTGCGGCCGGTGGTAGCGGGATGGCGACCATGGCGGCAAGCATGGAGTCGGGTGCGGGTGGCGGGATTTGGAAGAGCTGGCACAAGCGGTTGCGGAGGTGGAGGGCCAGGGTGCGGTTGCGTTGCTGGATGGCGGGCCAGCCGCCGGGCAGGAGGGAACCGACGGTCCGGATGGCCTCGGGCACGCAGAGCCACGGGGTGGGGTCCATGGTGCCCATCCAACCGAACTCCAGGAGGAACCGGTTGCGGTCGGTACGGTTGCTGTTGGCGCCGTGGCTGGTGATGAGCGGGCGGACCCGGGTTTGGAAGTCGGGTCGGACGCAGAGGAACGCGGCGCCCTTGGGTGCGCAGAGCCATTTGTGGCAGTTGCCGGTGTAACCGAGGCAGTTGAGGGCGTCGAGCTGGAGGGGGAGCAGGCCGGGGCCGTGGGCGCCGTCGACGATGACCTCGACGCCGTGCTGGCGGAGTGTGGGCACGATGGTTTCGATGGGGAAGACGAGTCCGGTGGGGCTGGTGACGTGGTCGAGGAGTGCGAGCCGGGTGTGGGGGGACAGGGCGTTCAGGAGCAAGTTCAGGACGGCGTCCGGGCCGGGGATGGGGAAGGGGATTTGGACGATGCAGATGCGGGCGTGGTGTTCGGTGGCGATGCGGTGGAGGGCGTTGCGGCACGCGTTGTATTCGTGATCGGTTACGAGGACTTCGTCGCCCGGTTGCCAGGGAAAGGCGCGGAGGAGGATGTTGACGCCCTCGGTGGCGTTACGGACGAACACGAGGCGGTCGGGGCTGGTGCCGAGAAACCGTGCGAGTTCGGTCCGGGCTGCGTCCCAGAGGGGTTCGAATTCGTCGACGAAGAAGCGGACGGGCTGGTTTTCGATGTGGTTTTGGAGGGTGTGCTGGCGTTGGAGGACGGGTCGGGGGCAGCTGCCGAAGGCGCCGTGGTTCAGGAAGGTGATGTTGGGATGGAGGGCCCAGAAGTCGGTGGACCCGAACCGGCGGGTGAGGAGTGGGTCTGAGGTTGGGGGGACCGGCGGTTGGGTGTTGGTGGAGGTGGTATTCACGGTTGGGCCGGGGATGGTTGTGGTTTTCAGACGGCGACGGGGGCTTTGATGGCGGGCCAGGGGTCGTAACCGATCAATTCGATGTCCTCGAATCGGAAGTCTTCGAGTTTACGGACTGCGGGGTTGAGTCTGACGGTGGGGAGGGGGCGCGGTTGGCGGGAGAGTTGGAGGCGGGCTTGTTCGAGGTGGTTGGCGTAGAGGTGGAGGTCGCCGAAGGTGTGGATGAATTCGCCGGGTTGGAGGTTGCAGACGTGTGCGATCATGAGGGTGAGGAGGCTGTAGCTGGCGATGTTGAACGGGACGCCGAGGAAGGCGTCGGCGCTGCGCTGGTAGAGCTGGCAACTGAGGTGGCCGTCGAGGACGTAGAATTGGAAGAGGGTGTGGCAGGGTGGGAGGGCCATTTGGTGGAGTTCTCCGGGGTTCCAAGCGGTGACGATGAGGCGGCGGCTGTCCGGGTTACGCTGGATTTCCTCAATGACGCGTGCGAGCTGGTCGATGGAGCGGCCGTCCGGGGTGCGCCAGTCGCGCCATTGGGCGCCGTAGATGCGGCCGAGGTTGCCGTCGGGATCGGCCCATTCGTCCCAGATGGTGACGCCGTGTTGTTGGAGCCAGCGGACGTTGGTGTCGCCGCGGATGAACCAGAGCAGTTCGTAGACGACGCTTTTCCAATGGA
The Limisphaera ngatamarikiensis DNA segment above includes these coding regions:
- a CDS encoding DUF4412 domain-containing protein → MRRFEMLGFRLPVHVGTLALSLTASLASASGFEGRIQAALVRGGETQTWLYTVSTNMLRIERGETDRPHARNLVNLQTGERTLVFPHNRSFVRLKPAAAKASAPPTGFPTSPSLPPGLGPEAQAGSLPHALPPGIGLQTPGPVVIGPTNLPGAPAPPTMPALPAMPQPPAGLPPGVGPQAGGLPGAGPGMPAMPALPMMPMGVEPLELKATGQTTNLLGYACARYELRQRGEVMEIWATDKLLPFEPWQPNQPPRFGPRMLEEQWGELLRARKLFPLLAVLRFEMPALSGETNAPVAGPERLRFEVRSIRPEKIEDKDGTLFSPPSEYHEVQPLPF
- a CDS encoding SRPBCC family protein — encoded protein: MIHVLETRQRIPADLDTVWAFFATPRNLNEITPPDLHFSFVRGGEEPMYAGQVIEYRVTIFPCVAVRWLTQITHVEPGRRFIDEQRVGPYRLWIHEHRFEPVEGGVLMTDRVTYALPFGVVGRLVHRLVVRRRLEYIFAYRRRVIAKIFGGGEGQG
- the rpmB gene encoding 50S ribosomal protein L28, encoding MARICPLTGKRPRKGSIIWRRGKPKKAGGIGTHVTAVTKRRFFPNLQRVKAVVNGRVRYIRVAASAIKKGLVVKPPKRNWKKPEAATA
- a CDS encoding dihydroorotate dehydrogenase electron transfer subunit, with protein sequence MLRGLMVDELVEVTENRLWAGLYYLLELRAPAIAAEAQPGQFVHIRVPGCADALLRRPFSIYRVQGETVSVLYKVVGKGTAALARVRAGERLEVLGPLGHGFSLPRAGEEEPLLVAGGYGVAALYLLAERSPCRGILFEGGRTRGDVLCEEEFRALGWEVRVTTEDGSHGWRGLVTEPLREELARRARGRKLYACGPTGMLRAVARLAEEFGVAAEVSLDEPMCCGVGVCLTCVVPVRTAEGWEYQRACTEGPVFDARRVLWEVPA
- a CDS encoding dihydroorotate dehydrogenase, which translates into the protein MNLAVQIGGLRLQNPVTVASGTFGYGVEYARLLDLNRLGAVTVKGICLRPVRGNPKPRTAEVTSGLLNAIGLQGPGVDGFIRHYWPFLRQLRVPTIINIWGTTIEEYAEVARRFDELEGVGALELNVSCPNIKEGGAQFGTDCRLLGRVVAACRRATRLPLITKLSPNVTSIVPYARVAEQEGSDALSIMNSYPALAIDIETRRPRLGNGIGGLTGPCIKPIAVKLVYDAACAVRIPIIGMGGIQSAADAVEFLLAGATAVAVGTANFYAPRTALEVIEGLQAYMKRHGIGDVRELIGRVEMPGTGRPAEAGAPEGAGGSD
- a CDS encoding cytosine permease — translated: MNETTPQPATSLPGYITSATPNPMDKRAPWYKNTAPTYAGIFLWFVFWDPVTNGGQSLSAGLGVALLGLLLSALACHYLFYLVPGLFGMRTGLPLYIVGTSTFGAQGGFIMPGFLMGVLQFGWLGVNAFFSSMLLYNTFSGGSLTADSTYPVPGHAILVVIWAALAAFMGLKGIQYVAKVATYLPLLPLIILLILFVKTVGGVGSFDPQVLVKAGKVAQPLSAGAVIALMLTYVVGFFATAGAAGVDFGLNNRDKKDVQMGGLVGIGLAILVTAGLSLLIVAGAYGQAGANSPEGVTATSLMVSVVGEKAAKVFWLLLALAAFPPACFSSFIAANSFKTTLPKVNPFVSVGIGTVVSIVLAMFGWAGKLVAVFTIIGASFGPICGAMVADYLLSGGRWTGPRAGFNPAGWLAWALGFVVGILPNLNVAVPAAPVLAFVVGFVVYFVASKIGLQSPVVPLSGPLAEATK
- a CDS encoding dihydrofolate reductase; the encoded protein is MPAQPDPSTPAQPFIAIAAMALNRVIGSHGRLPWHLPEDFRWFRQTTLGHVLVMGRRTFEAIGRPLPGRETIVLTRHHPGWPGVRIARDWNEVRALTRGRKAFICGGADIYAQALPWCSDLYLTLVQREVHGDAFFPPFEHRFELVREILTHPEFRILHYRQKTAAPGPDRP
- a CDS encoding aminotransferase class V-fold PLP-dependent enzyme, whose translation is MNTTSTNTQPPVPPTSDPLLTRRFGSTDFWALHPNITFLNHGAFGSCPRPVLQRQHTLQNHIENQPVRFFVDEFEPLWDAARTELARFLGTSPDRLVFVRNATEGVNILLRAFPWQPGDEVLVTDHEYNACRNALHRIATEHHARICIVQIPFPIPGPDAVLNLLLNALSPHTRLALLDHVTSPTGLVFPIETIVPTLRQHGVEVIVDGAHGPGLLPLQLDALNCLGYTGNCHKWLCAPKGAAFLCVRPDFQTRVRPLITSHGANSNRTDRNRFLLEFGWMGTMDPTPWLCVPEAIRTVGSLLPGGWPAIQQRNRTLALHLRNRLCQLFQIPPPAPDSMLAAMVAIPLPPAAPDDIPRIRNGLDPLCDLLWQQHRIEVPVFPWPQPPARVLRVSTHLYNCWDDCERLLDALGRWKHSLQAR
- a CDS encoding thymidylate synthase — encoded protein: MKQYHDLLQHILDHGRFKHDRTGTGTWSVFGYQMRFDLRAGFPLVTTKKIHWKSVVYELLWFIRGDTNVRWLQQHGVTIWDEWADPDGNLGRIYGAQWRDWRTPDGRSIDQLARVIEEIQRNPDSRRLIVTAWNPGELHQMALPPCHTLFQFYVLDGHLSCQLYQRSADAFLGVPFNIASYSLLTLMIAHVCNLQPGEFIHTFGDLHLYANHLEQARLQLSRQPRPLPTVRLNPAVRKLEDFRFEDIELIGYDPWPAIKAPVAV